One Endozoicomonas gorgoniicola DNA window includes the following coding sequences:
- a CDS encoding TIGR02449 family protein, giving the protein MNDPDLTALSQKIEYLVSLCNKLKEENRLLRNEERKWQLERAYLMSTKDQARGEVEDMIKRLRGLEQ; this is encoded by the coding sequence ATGAACGACCCGGATTTAACAGCACTCAGCCAGAAAATAGAATACCTGGTGAGTCTCTGTAATAAATTAAAGGAAGAAAACAGGCTGCTGCGGAATGAGGAACGCAAGTGGCAGCTTGAGCGTGCCTATTTGATGTCAACAAAAGATCAGGCGAGAGGTGAAGTCGAGGACATGATCAAACGATTACGAGGATTGGAGCAATAA